Part of the Musa acuminata AAA Group cultivar baxijiao chromosome BXJ2-7, Cavendish_Baxijiao_AAA, whole genome shotgun sequence genome is shown below.
tccttccccttcttcttctcttctccgtcGAGAGCTGCTGCCTCTAATTTCTTCATCATGAAGGCATGAGGCAAGAGGCGATGGAAGAAatcctttttatttttgtttttgtatattttacagtttagtccttgtaattatttatattcataaattgaTCCTCGGCTTTTTACAAATAGATCATCAGATTTACAATTAGGTCCTTATAAACAATTGTACTTACATTACAAACAGGTTCttgtagaaaaaaaaatttagaaatgagggatgttacattaGCAACTAGTTGTGCTATTTAAGCGGACCATGATTTGTGATGACTATATTGTGCATAATATTGTGAATTTTCTCGAATAGTGAACTTGCAAACTATTGTATTGGGTGTTAACGGGGCAATAACCCAGAGATATTAACAATAATATTTccttgttatttattattatttgttttttttggGTACTTACAGATACCTCATCTAAGACCTGCTCAGTACAAGAGATCCAGGTTGTCCAGAAACCGGAGGACTGTGAACCGTGCTTATGGTGGTGTGTTATCTGGTAGTGCTGTTAGAGAAAGGTTAGCAGTAGTTGATTCTTAGCTATGGGTTTTATTATTCTCGACTTTTTTGATATTACATGTTACTTGATCTACTCTGTTGGTTTTGTAGGATTATTCGTGCATTTCTAGTTGAAGAGCAGAAGATTGTGAAGAAGGTTCTGAAGATCCAAAAGGCTAaagaaaaacaagcttcaaagagCTAGACAAGGTTGAGGATAACATGAATGCTTTGGGTTATATTTGCCCAGGAGAAATTTTTGACATGATAATGGTTATAGTGGAAGCTTGGTTATATTACTGGATTTCAGGGGCTGATCTTATGTTTCTGTGGATTTGTTTAGGACAAGTTCTTGGGACATCAAACCCCTCTTTTTGTCCATGATTATTCGCTGTGCTTGAGCCATATTTGCATATTTGTATTACTCAGCAATATTGTGTGAGAAATCAAATGTCTTGCTTTGTTAAAATGGTGGCTGAAAGCCCATCTTTTTTGTCCCCCAACAATTTGTTGTGAGGGTTTGCACCAACCGTTCATCTATTGCATGTGTTAGATCACTAAACCATCAGTTGTTCTTACTGACTTCCCAACTCATGACGATAAAGGAGGAAGTATGAGCAAGATCTGAGTCGTCATCAAATTGTTGAATAAAAAATCTCGCCAGCAATAGAAGATAGGAAAGAAATTGTTTTttgcttataaaatatttaacgaTCTGGAAAATTATCCAATCAACTATAAGTTAATTGAACATGCAAGCATTAAGTTCTACATTAAACAAGCATTTAAGTCCTAAGGATTAAACACAATATTGCGCTTGGACTTGCATTGGTTCTCATCAATGCCAGAAATGTCATGAGATCTGGTTTCTAGTTGTAACCTCCTAAAATGTCTCAAGGAGGGTGGAGCAACCCAACCCTCGTGCCAAGGTTTATGCAGAGCTTCTTCTTTGCACAATTAATGGCAAGTGATTATATATGCGCCTGAGATCATGAATTAGATACAAGGATGCATGCTTTGACAAAATCATATTTAGCAGAAATTTACTGACAATAGCAAGATTTGCTATATTAACTAAACATAAGTAACGAAAATAGCAGGGACTGCCATTAGAGGAAACAGAGTTTGGAGCCAATCTTATGAAAAGAAAGAGACGACATACACTTGGGAGGGCAAAGAAACTTTGGAGAACAAGACCTTGATGAACTGCTAACAAGTCAGCAtccatattatcaatgaaatgatAATATAACTAGCATCTTtgttcaattaattttatcacacAGAGTTCACGCATGCATTCGAGGATTTCATGATACTTGATAAATGCTGTGGGCTGATCTGATGTCTTTTTTGATAGGCTTCAGATCATATGATGGACACATCTCACAAGGCCGCAAGTGTATGAGGAATGAAAGATAGCTTTATTTCCTTTTAATCATGTGATCACAGGGGAATCACATGCATGAAGAGAAAGATTATTGATCTCAGTCATCAACCTGTGGCTCAGATGACAAAGTCTTGACACAAATGGACCAAAATTCTGTTTTGGATCAACTTATAGCCTAATGAAAGGAGGTTTCCAGCTATAACTGCTGCTGATGTGGTTCTTGTTGGGGAGTAGCGGGGGATTCTGGTGCTAATGTGAGGTGCAAGCCCTGTCGACGTCCAGACTGCAGTATGAATGCCACTTCGGTTGCTGCTAAGGCAGCTGCTTCCTGAGCATTTGAATTCAAAGTAATGTCAGGTCAGAATTGGTAACAAACggccttaagaaacaaaaagaaagtaATCATCTTTCACTAGTATTATGGAGGAGAGCGCAGGATCCAACAAAACACTAGCTTCATGTATGTGGGTCAAATTCTTGATTTAAATAAACAGATCTTCAAACAGTGATTGCCATTAACAATGCCAACTAAAACACATCTATCAGTTCCCAAAGAAAAGTATCAGAGTGATCGATCACTTGGAATGAGATAACCATCGGATCACAAAAGTATTCAATTCAGCTAGACTCAACAAATAATTCCATGTTGCATGCACAGTCCATATTAAACTTAAGAGTGAAGTATGATAAAATTTTTGGATACAATTCAATTGCAACTAAAAAAGTCCAAGCTTTAATTTGCAAAACAGAAAATATACAAGCTTTAGACTGGTTAAAGTGGAGCTAACATAGGTTGTGTCCACCATTCGATGAAAACTAATCTACACACTATGTGAGGCTTCTAACCTGATTTGGTCAAAGTGCAGCTAGGTTTTCATGCATGAATTTGTAAGCAGGAACCAAGATGTAAACCGATAGTTACAATTAAGGTTATAAATACTGGTCTCATAgtgatttcaaaattttattgaACTGGCATAACGTCGAGATACTAATCAGGACCGCAACCTTACTGCCCAGTACAACTTAAgtagataaaaaatataatcaggATACCCAGTGCTACCAAATTGTTTGATTTGTTGGATGTTGGTCAGACGTAAATGACAGCTGGACAAAAACTTTAAAACATGGCCACAATAATCATCAAGTTTTATTTTTAACAATGATTTTGCTTTAAGAGTGAAAAAATTATGTAACAAAGAGCAGAAACCAAAATTTTACTATTCCTGTTTACACTAATATGGTTACTTGATTTCTCCAAGTGTGATTCCATCTGGCCTTTGAAAATTAAAAAGTTCAACCACATTCGTGGTAACACAGTAAGGAGAAAACAAATCCCATCCCTAATGCTCAAACATGTGCCTGCATTTTATAGTTTTAAGAGGTTGCTGACCTGTCTTTGCCTTCGATGTTGCAAGATACTTATGGCCCAAGCCATGATGTAACATGGAAGCAAAAATCCAGCAACCCGTAAAAGAAAAAGctgaaaataataaattatatgttATTGAGACTTCGAACAAGATATAACCTAAGAAAATTATAGTTTCTGAATTTTTACTTACTGAAAAGTAGGTGgaagcatcatcatcatctccatcAGCATTAGTAATGGTCAATGAATGCCTCAACAGCAATAGAATTATTAACTGCAACATTTGAGAAAACAGTAAGTATACAACTAAAACATTCAGGTTTACAAAACAATATGAAACCATGCCACATGATTATTTTAAGACAAACCATTTAAATGATAGCTTAAGATGAGAACTAACAAGTTCAGAATGGATGAGGTCAAAAAGTTCTCTGCACAAGACAACAAAATGGAGCTAGCTTCTACAGAGAGAAATAATAATGTAATTTAACCTCTGAAACAGATGAAAAGATCGGGAAAATTACAAGGATAGTTTGACAAGAAGTTTGAAAACCAAAGTTTAACTTAAAATCCTCCCTAGAGAATTAAATTGTATTGCTTGTGGAACTAAGTTACAATAATATCAAACAGTGATATATGATCCTTTTCAAAAGCAAAAGAACATGACAATGTGCTTCTTGAGATTTTCCAATCAACAATGATAAGCTAACTATTTCCTTTTCCCACAACATCATTCTCTTCAAAAAGGATTCTTATATCATCCTCATAGCTTCACAAAGCAAGGTGTCAGAAAATTTTCACAGAAATGTCTATTTTTGTGAGTAAGTTACCTAGAAAACAACTACAGTTTTCATTCGGAGAATAACTGATAAATGATACACTAGACAGGCAGAGCCCAAAAGCTCCAAAAGAAAATTTCACTAAAGAGCTATACATTGCAAGGGATTCACTAAAGAATAAAGCATCATTGCCAATTGTACTGGATATTAAGGGCTTACTATTAGAGCAGCAGAGCGGCAAAAAGCAGCACCACTAGCATTTGGTGCATACTCATCATATTCATCTTCAACTAAGTGGCGCTGTGCTGCTGCCATTGCCAGTATACGTGGGTCATGCAAATCCAAAGGAGAACCTGTAATTATCCAACCACCACTGCAGTTTTTTGAGATAACAAATTAATTACAGTCCTTTTTTTCAAAATATAGACCAATAATAGTGTAACAAAAATTATGAAGATAACATACTTAATATCAATTGCGGCATCAGTAGGGTGGACTTGTGGTGGAGCAGTGTACCCAGGTttgtattgctgcaaatcacAGGGAGTGCTAACCATTAACAAGCATTTCAGATACAAAATGCTATTCTTATTACAACCAATATGAGAATACATTATTCTTGTCAAACCGATACACACTATACATAAGAAACTCAAATCTGCATTTCGAAGATGAAATAAGAAGTTGAGTACTATTATAGGGAAAATTATGAGTGAATAATTGACTTTGTTACACATGAACTTGGAGGATAAGAAGTAGGATTAATATGGATTTCCTACTGAATTAACATAATGGAGATCAAAGAATCTGAGAATCAACAAATAAACTCTAATAACAAATGTCAAAAACATGGTCTTTACAAAAGAAACATTTTAATCTTATTAAGAAGAAACAAAGAACtgtaagttgtttgatctaagGGAAATAAATAACACATGTTGTGAGAAAAATACTGAGAAACTACAACCAGAACTGCAACTCACCTCATGGCAGATCTCACATGTTATATCACCCTTCTCATTGCACCAATGCTGCACACATGCCCTATGAGCATACTACATATTGAATAGCCCAAATGAGAACAACTTAGACATAAATGAAACAGAAAAAGACTTAAGAAAAAGTAGCAACAAAGAACAAAAGTTCAAACATTTGGTACATTATCTACACCATTAATGTATGGTGTTTGCATCAGTTGCTTTCAAAAAATCAACAGTTATTATAACTTTAAAAATGTTTCAATGATTTTGCATAAATAGCATGAAGTCAAATTTCAAGTACAGGAGCTGCACAATTATCTCAAGGTATTAGTAGAACAACCAGATGTTAGAAAACTGAAGCTTAATAACAAATATCCAAAAGACATTATGAACATTTTCTGGTCATGTATaggataaaccataatttattgaCTTGGTTTCGAGCAGTACAAGTTGAAGCTCTTTAGGTGAGAAATAATTAATGTGCAAATATGATACGACAGATGCAAC
Proteins encoded:
- the LOC135617528 gene encoding uncharacterized protein LOC135617528, coding for MGDHVVLHIDRLTTIRKEGSTSSAEAARGSDRTLSAAPAASSGDKKAEEKDNKVGEEEEPLIQMVDCRICQDEDHIKNLEAPCACSGSLKYAHRACVQHWCNEKGDITCEICHEQYKPGYTAPPQVHPTDAAIDINGGWIITGSPLDLHDPRILAMAAAQRHLVEDEYDEYAPNASGAAFCRSAALILIILLLLRHSLTITNADGDDDDASTYFSLFLLRVAGFLLPCYIMAWAISILQHRRQRQEAAALAATEVAFILQSGRRQGLHLTLAPESPATPQQEPHQQQL
- the LOC103992137 gene encoding large ribosomal subunit protein eL34, with product MVQRLTYRKRHSYATKSNQTRVVKTPGGRLVYQYANKRASGPKCPVTGKRIQGIPHLRPAQYKRSRLSRNRRTVNRAYGGVLSGSAVRERIIRAFLVEEQKIVKKVLKIQKAKEKQASKS